The Subtercola sp. PAMC28395 genome segment GGCCACCACGAGGCCGGCGATCCCGCTGCCGACCACGACGATCGTGCCGCGGGACGGCGCTGGCTGTGCCTGGGGACTGGTGGTCATGGCCTCGCCGCCAGCATCCTCTCGAGGGCGACCCTCGCTGGCACGGCGACCGAGTCGGCGACCGTGATCTGGTTCACGATCTCACCGGCGATGAACGCCTCGAGCACCCACGCGAGGTAACCCGGGTGAATGCGGTACATCGTCGAACACGGGCACACCACCGGGTCGAGGCAGAAGATCGTGTGTTCGGGGTGTTCCGCGGCGAGGCGCTGCACCATGTTGATCTCTGTACCGATGGCGAACGTCGAACCGGCTGGCGCCCTCTCGATGGCCTTCTTGATGTAGTCGGTCGAACCGGCCTCGTCTGCAGCGTCGACGACGGGCATCGGGCACTCCGGATGCACGATCACACGTACGCCCGGGTGTTCGGCCCGCGCGCGGTCGATCTGGGCCACGGTGAAACGCTTGTGCACCGAACAGAATCCGTGCCAGAGAATGACCTGGGCATCCTGGATGGCCTCTCTCTCGTTGCCGCCGAGCGGTTTGCGCGGGTTCCACATCGGCATGCGTTCCAGCGGAACCCCCATCGCCTTGGCGGTGTTGCGGCCGAGGTGCTGGTCGGGAAAGAACAACACGCGCTGGCCCCGCTCGAACGCCCACTCGAGCACGGTGGCCGCGTTCGACGAGGTGCAGACGATTCCACCGTGCTCGCCGCAGAACCCTTTGAGGGCAGCCGAGGAGTTCATGTAGGTGACCGGGATGACCGGCACCCGCCCGCTCGCATCCGGCTCGGTGCCGTACAGCTCTTCGAGTTGCTCCCAGCACTCCGTCACCGAATCGATGTCGGCCATGTCGGCCATCGAGCAGCCTGCGGCCAGGTTGGGAAGGATGACGCTCTGGCCGGGGCCTGAGAGCAGGTCGGCCGTTTCTGCCATGAAGTGCACGCCGCAGAAGACGATCGCTTCGGCGTCAGGCCTGGCCCTGGCAGCCTGGGCGAGCTGAAAGGAGTCGCCGACAAAATCGGCGTAGGTGATGACTTCATCGCGCTGGTAGAAGTGGCCGAGGATCACCAGTCGGTCACCCAGCGTCGCCTTGGCAGCACGGATGCGGCGGTCGAGCTCCTCGTCTGAAGCGAGTCGGTACTCCGCGGGGATCTCGCCCTGGCGCGGCGTGTCGACAGGAGCGACATCGAACATCGACGAACCCGGCCCGTATTCGGCCACCGGCGCCGAGTCGAAGTTCCAGGGCGCGTCTTTGAGCGCGGGGCTGCAACTGGTCACCTGTCCGCCGGGGCGGATCAACTGGATGGTGGTGTTCACAGATGCCATGCGGCGCTCCTCGGGAGTGTCAGAACGGGGGTTCGAAGTGGTAGGTGGGGCGGGGGGGAAAAGAAGTCGGTCGAGAAAGCGGGGTTCGGCGCGTCTGGCTCGACTAGAGACCGGGAAGCGGGCCGTTGTCGACCAGCCCGACCGACTCGTTGTACTTGTACAGGCGAGGTGGCCGGTGGCGACCGCCAGAGAGCCGTTCATCAGTGGCGACGATCGACTTGGTCGACTCCACCTGGCGCCGGAAGTTGGCGGGGTCGAGCGGTCTTCGCAGAACGGCCTCATACACCTCTCGCAATTGGGCCAGTGTGAAACGCTCACCCAGGAAGGCGTGGGCGATCTGGCTGTATTCCATCTTGGTGCGCAGTCGCCAGAGGGCGTATTCGACGATGGTGTTGTGGTCGAACGCCAGTTCAGGAAGGTCATCGGCCGGGTACCACCGGACGTTCTCGCCTTCCGCAGCCCGCTCTGCTTCGTCTGGCCTGACCAACGCCCAGTACACGATCGAGACGACGCGTTGTCCCGGCGACCGGTCGACCGTTCCGAAGGCGTAGAGCTGCTCGAGGTATTGGGGAGCCAGACTCGTGGTCTCGTGAAGGTTTCGGCCGGCCGACTCGGCCAGGCTCTCGGAGGCCCGCACGGGCCCACCCGGCAGAGCCCAGAGACCCTGGAACGGCTCACGGATCCTGCGGACGACCGGCAACCACAGCGTGGCAGGAGCGCCCGCCTCGCTTGCCCGCAGCGCAAAGATCACGGTAGAAACGGCGAGAACCACTTCGTCGGCGCGCAACGAATCAGGCTGCGACAACGAGGCAACACGGGGCGCGTGCGCTGCTTCATTGGCTGTCATCGGGCATCGATTCGAGTAAAGGTTGAAATGACTTGAACTGATGATAGCGCATCGGACTGCCCGCGCAGACCATCTGAATCCCGTCCAAACCCGTTCGGACGGGACCGAGACCGACTTGGCCGGGCTGCTCGTGACCTGTGTGAACGAGCGAGGGTAGGCGACGCGCCAGCCTCCGTCAAGGCCCAATATCACGCTTGTCTACGGCGCAGAACCGGGCCATAGTTCATCTATGACGCGGTGGCCTCTCCCCCCACGAAGGCCACGTTCGTCGGAGTTCCCGAACTGTCGGCATGCGAGTTCTGACGCTGTCGACCTTCTGGAATCCTGTGGTCTGGTTTCGCGGCAATCGGGTAGTTGCGAAACCAGACCACCTTCTCTGCGTCGGCGAATCGACACCGCAGGCTGGCCCGCGTAGCGAAGGAGAGTCATGGGAAAACTGGTCTACGGAGACGCCGGCACCGAAATAGAATTCGACGACCGGGTCCTCACCCACCTGCAGATCGTCATCGGCGCCAAGCTCCGACGTCGTGAGAGCTTCTTCTTCTCCTGGAAGGACGACCCCTCCGTGGGTGACGGTCGGAGCAGCATCTGGCTCGACTCCTCGGTGCCGCTGTACTTCCGCTTCAGCGGGAGTCGAGTGCCCACCATCAATCGTGACTGGATCACCGCCATGACGGCCTCTGCGAACAGCGGGGCCGGGCTCACCTTCATCGAAGAACCCGGCGAATCCTCGACCCCGTTGCCGAAGTCGACGGCCTGACCGCCGCGTCGCATCAACCCGTGTTCTGCAGTCCGGCTGCGACTCCGTTGACAGCCAGCAACAGCAGCTGGTGCGGTTCGTCCAGGGGGTCAGAACTACCGGATGCCCTGACCTCCCTGAGCGCACGAAGCTGCAACAGCGACAACGCGTCGACATAGGGGCTGCGCAGTCGCACTGCGCGTCGCAGCACAGGGCGCGTCTCGAGAACTTCGGCGTGGCCTGTCGTGAGACCCACCCACTCCCGGGTCAGCCGCATCTCTTCGAGGACGAGGGCCGCAAGGTCATCACGATCGCCGAGCGCCAGGTAGCGTTTCGCAAGCCTGTCGTCGGTCTTGGCCAATGACATCTCGACGTTGTTGATCATGGCGGTGAACAGAGGCCAGCGAGCGTAGGCGTCGCGCAGAACGTCGAGATCTCCAACGGCCGCCAGGGCCGAACCCAGCCCGAACCACCCGGTCAGGTTGATGCGGGCCTGGGTCCAGGAGAAGACCCACGGGATGGCTCGGAGGTCTTCGAGAGACTCCACAGAGAGGCCGCGCCGGGCGGGCCTCGAACCCAGCGCCAGCAGACCCACCTCTTCGAGAGGCGTGA includes the following:
- the nadA gene encoding quinolinate synthase NadA, whose protein sequence is MASVNTTIQLIRPGGQVTSCSPALKDAPWNFDSAPVAEYGPGSSMFDVAPVDTPRQGEIPAEYRLASDEELDRRIRAAKATLGDRLVILGHFYQRDEVITYADFVGDSFQLAQAARARPDAEAIVFCGVHFMAETADLLSGPGQSVILPNLAAGCSMADMADIDSVTECWEQLEELYGTEPDASGRVPVIPVTYMNSSAALKGFCGEHGGIVCTSSNAATVLEWAFERGQRVLFFPDQHLGRNTAKAMGVPLERMPMWNPRKPLGGNEREAIQDAQVILWHGFCSVHKRFTVAQIDRARAEHPGVRVIVHPECPMPVVDAADEAGSTDYIKKAIERAPAGSTFAIGTEINMVQRLAAEHPEHTIFCLDPVVCPCSTMYRIHPGYLAWVLEAFIAGEIVNQITVADSVAVPARVALERMLAARP
- a CDS encoding ATP-dependent DNA ligase, whose translation is MGKLVYGDAGTEIEFDDRVLTHLQIVIGAKLRRRESFFFSWKDDPSVGDGRSSIWLDSSVPLYFRFSGSRVPTINRDWITAMTASANSGAGLTFIEEPGESSTPLPKSTA
- a CDS encoding NUDIX domain-containing protein, with amino-acid sequence MTANEAAHAPRVASLSQPDSLRADEVVLAVSTVIFALRASEAGAPATLWLPVVRRIREPFQGLWALPGGPVRASESLAESAGRNLHETTSLAPQYLEQLYAFGTVDRSPGQRVVSIVYWALVRPDEAERAAEGENVRWYPADDLPELAFDHNTIVEYALWRLRTKMEYSQIAHAFLGERFTLAQLREVYEAVLRRPLDPANFRRQVESTKSIVATDERLSGGRHRPPRLYKYNESVGLVDNGPLPGL